In Onthophagus taurus isolate NC chromosome 6, IU_Otau_3.0, whole genome shotgun sequence, a genomic segment contains:
- the LOC111424289 gene encoding uncharacterized protein — translation MKTLLLVSYIILAVNAYQFDDAIYNQYLSKDFESLADDEEITILNHRARRETEDPKCHHKHHHHHHLCCGAEDLEALHNELRDIKKECFKEVTGKETFHGKPFDPFNCDDIEQRKKEMICVKQCVGKKKNAVDEEGNLKEDVIKKYVTEHTSMEWLKPKLDDMLTKCFAEAKEAGEKTDKSDKNACNPAHIKFQHCMFRETQLACPEDKIEDPKTCEIVRQFAKHSSFFPHPPH, via the exons ATGAAAACTTTACTTCTTGTTTCTTATATCATTTTGGCTGTAAATGCCTATCAATTTGATGATGCGATTTAca aTCAATACCTTTCAAAAGATTTTGAATCTTTGGCTGATGATGaagaaataacaattttaaatcacCGAGCACGCAGAGAAACCGAAGACCCGAAATGTCATCATAAACATCATCATCACCATCACTTATGTTGTGGGGCTGAAGACCTTGAAGCTCTTCATAACGAATTACgtgatatcaaaaaagaatgtttCAAAGAAGTTACTGGGAAAGAAACGTTCCATGGTAAACCATTCGATCCTTTTAATTGCGATGATATTGAACAACgcaaaaaagaaatgatt tgtGTTAAACAATGCGTTGGTAAAAAGAAGAACGCCGTTGATGAAGAGGGAAATCTTAAGGaagatgttattaaaaaatatgttacgGAGCATACTTCAATGGAATGGTTAAAACCGAAACTCGATGATATGTTAACTAAATGTTTTGCAGAAGCTAAAGAAGCTGGAGAAAAAACGGATAAATCTGATAAAAATGCTTGTAATCCAGCCCACATCAAATTCCAACACTGTATGTTTAGAGAAACTCAACTCGCTTGTCCAGAAGATAAAATTGAGGATCCAAAAACTTGCGAAATTGTTCGGCAATTTGCTAAACATTCAAGTTTCTTCCCACATCCTCCacattaa